The following nucleotide sequence is from Halomonas chromatireducens.
CAGTGGCCGAGGAGCGCCAGCGCCATGCCATTTCCAACTCGGCGTCCAACATCGGGCTGACCAACGACTACTGCTCGCCCTATGTGACTCACTACACCTACGACGCCTATTCGCTGGCACAAGGCACCGGCAAGACGATCGTCGAGGACGGTGGCGATACCTGGTTCTTCCTCACCGTGGACTTCGCGTTCGGCATCGGTCTTGAGGAGCAGGTATCCGATGTCGTGCGCGAGGCCGGCGGCCAGGTGGTTGGTGCTGCACGACACCCCCTCGACACCACCGACTTCTCCTCCTACGCCCTTCAGGCCCAGGCCTCCGGTGCCGAGATCATCGGTATTGCTTCTACCGGGGCGGATGCCATCAACGCCATCAACGCCCTGGCGGAATTCGGCGTTACCCCGGATCAGCGGCCGGCAGCCCTGCTGCTGTGGTACGACGACATCGTCAGCCTGGGTCTCGATACCGCCCAGGGCCTGCTGCTGACCAATGCCTTCTACTGGGACGCCAATGAGGAGACTCGCGAGTTTTCCCAGCGCTTCTATGAGCGCACCGGGCGCATGCCCAACATGGCGCATGCCGGCAACTACTCGTCGACCATGCATTACCTGAACGCCGTCGAAGCCGCCGGCACCGATGACGCCACCGCAGTCTCCGAAAAGATGCGTGAGCTGGAGATCAACGACTTCTTCGCTACCGGTGGCTATATCCGCCCCAATGGCCGCATGGTGCATGACCAGTACCTGTGGGAGGTGAAATCCCCCGACGAGTCGGAGTACGACTACGACTTCCTGCGCCTGGTAAACACCATTCCCGGCGAGGAGGCTTTCCAGCCGCTGGAGGACAGCACCTGTCACCTGCTCGATAACGATTGATGTGCGACTGCGTGCCCGGCCTCTGGCCGGGCACCACAACTCTCTCCTACCGTTAGCCTCGCGAGCACGTGATCATGGATATTTTCGGTATTCCCATTCAGGCCCTGCTGGGGCAACTCATGCTGGGCATCGTCAATGGCTCCTTCTATGCGGTACTCAGCCTTGGCCTGGCGATCATCTTCGGCGTCCTCAAGATCGTCAATTTTGCTCACGGTGCCTTCTTCATGCTGGGTGCCTTCACCGCCTTCCTGCTGGCCCAGTACATGGGCGCCAATTACTGGGTCACGCTGTTCATCGCGCCGCTGACAGTTGCCCTGTTCGGTATGCTGTTCGAGTTCCTGTTCCTGCGTCGGCTCTATGGCCTCGACCCGATCTACGGGCTGCTGCTGACCTTCAGCCTGGTGCTGGTGCTGGAAGGGGGCTTCCGGGTGGCATTCGGCTCTTCCGGCCAACCCTTCGCCACGCCAGAGCTGCTGCGAGGCACCATCAACCTGGGCTTCATGATCCTGCCGATCTATCGCGGTTTCGTGATTGCCGCGGCGCTGACGCTGTGCCTGGCCACCTGGTTCATCATCGAGCGCACCTCACTGGGCGCCAGCTTGCGTGCCGCGACCGAGCGCTCGGAGCTGACCCAGGCCTTCGGCATCAACGTGCCACGCCTGATCACCCTGACCTATGGTGTGGGCGTGGGGCTGGCGGCCTTCGCCGGCGTGCTGGCCGCACCAATCTTCCACGTAAACCCCTCGATGGGATCCAGCCTGGTGATCATCATCTTCGCCGTCGTGGTAATTGGCGGGCTCGGCTCGATCATGGGGGCCATCGTTACCGGCCTGGGGCTTGGCGTCGTGGAGGGCTTCACCCGGGTGTTCTATTCAGAGTTCTCCTCCACCATCGTCTTCCTGGTCATGGTGCTGGTACTGTTGCTGCGCCCGGCAGGCCTCTTCGGTAGAGAGGAGAGCTGAGCATGCGCACCCTGTACATCGCTGCAATCGCTGTGGTCCTGCTGGCGCTGCTGGTCGTTCC
It contains:
- a CDS encoding branched-chain amino acid ABC transporter permease, translated to MDIFGIPIQALLGQLMLGIVNGSFYAVLSLGLAIIFGVLKIVNFAHGAFFMLGAFTAFLLAQYMGANYWVTLFIAPLTVALFGMLFEFLFLRRLYGLDPIYGLLLTFSLVLVLEGGFRVAFGSSGQPFATPELLRGTINLGFMILPIYRGFVIAAALTLCLATWFIIERTSLGASLRAATERSELTQAFGINVPRLITLTYGVGVGLAAFAGVLAAPIFHVNPSMGSSLVIIIFAVVVIGGLGSIMGAIVTGLGLGVVEGFTRVFYSEFSSTIVFLVMVLVLLLRPAGLFGREES
- a CDS encoding ABC transporter substrate-binding protein yields the protein MPAKNSLKTLMMSSAVLGLGGLASGMASANYSDDVVRIGVLTDMSGIYTDLSGEAAVTAVRMAVEDFGGEVNGVPIEVIYGDHRNRADTGASRAREWYDNEGVDMINDLSNSGVALAVAAVAEERQRHAISNSASNIGLTNDYCSPYVTHYTYDAYSLAQGTGKTIVEDGGDTWFFLTVDFAFGIGLEEQVSDVVREAGGQVVGAARHPLDTTDFSSYALQAQASGAEIIGIASTGADAINAINALAEFGVTPDQRPAALLLWYDDIVSLGLDTAQGLLLTNAFYWDANEETREFSQRFYERTGRMPNMAHAGNYSSTMHYLNAVEAAGTDDATAVSEKMRELEINDFFATGGYIRPNGRMVHDQYLWEVKSPDESEYDYDFLRLVNTIPGEEAFQPLEDSTCHLLDND